One Primulina huaijiensis isolate GDHJ02 chromosome 8, ASM1229523v2, whole genome shotgun sequence genomic region harbors:
- the LOC140982443 gene encoding uncharacterized protein, whose product MEKDAMKGAGLSKTVSDIILPRILNLYASRATPQDFEIYAPHATFEDPLMQAQGVKEIKSAFYSLAKVFRESKIVDYNIEENVISPGHTEILIDNKQYYKFCGKDINVVSLIKLYTEDGKIVRHEDWWDKKPLSNKETSPFVGRINEFRKRASMFVTHAFMGFGKDPVV is encoded by the exons ATGGAAAAAG ATGCAATGAAGGGGGCCGGGTTGTCCAAAACTGTATCTGATATCATTCTCCCTCGTATTCTTAACCT TTATGCATCCCGTGCAACTCCTCAAGATTTTGAAATCTATGCTCCACATGCAACTTTTGAAGACCCACTTATGCAGGCACAAGG GGTAAAGGAGATCAAATCAGCATTCTATTCGCTAGCCAAG GTCTTCCGTGAATCAAAAATTGTGGACTACAATATTGAAGAAAATGTTATTTCACCTGGACACACGGAG ATACTAATTGACAACAAACAGTATTACAAGTTTTGCGGAAAAGACATAAATGTGGTATCACTCATCAAGCTGTACACAGAGGATGGGAAGATTGTCCGTCATGAAGACTG GTGGGACAAGAAACCTTTGTCGAATAAAGAGACTTCACCATTCGTTGGCCGCATAAATGAGTTTCGGAAAAGAGCATCCATGTTCGTTACTCATGCTTTCATGGGGTTCGGGAAGGACCCGGTTGTGTAA
- the LOC140982832 gene encoding eukaryotic peptide chain release factor subunit 1-3: MADGQENDKNIEIWKIKKLIKALESARGNGTSMISLIIPPGDQISRITKMLAEEYGTASNIKSRVNRQSVLGAITSAQQRLKLYNKVPPNGLVLYTGTIVTDDGKEKKVTFDFMPFKPINASLYLCDNKFHTEPLTQLLESDEKFGFIVMDGNGTLFGTLSGNTREVLHKFTVDLPKKHGRGGQSALRFARLRMEKRHNYVRKTAELATQFFINPATSQPNVSGLILAGSADFKTELSQSDMFDPRLQAKILNVVDVSYGGENGFNQAIELSAEILSNVKFIQEKRLIGKFFEEISQDTGKYVFGVDDTIKALEMGAVEILIVWENLDINRCVLKNSTTSEIVIKYFNKDQETDQSNFKDSNTSAELEVQDKMPLLEWFANEYKNFGCSLEFVTNRSQEGSQFCRGFGGIGGVLRYQLDMRSFDEPSDEGEIYEDSD, encoded by the coding sequence ATGGCAGATGGTCAAGAAAATGATAAGAATATTGAAATAtggaaaataaagaaattgatTAAGGCTCTTGAATCTGCTAGAGGAAATGGTACCAGCATGATATCACTTATCATTCCACCAGGTGATCAAATATCCCGGATCACTAAAATGCTTGCTGAGGAATATGGGACGGCTTCAAATATTAAGAGCAGGGTGAATCGTCAATCTGTGTTGGGTGCAATCACATCTGCTCAGCAAAGGCTTAAACTGTATAACAAGGTACCCCCTAATGGATTAGTGCTTTATACAGGAACTATAGTAACTGATgatggaaaagaaaaaaaggtgACTTTCGACTTCATGCCTTTCAAGCCCATAAATGCTTCTTTATACCTTTGTGACAATAAATTTCACACTGAACCTCTTACTCAACTCCTAGAATCTGATGAGAAATTTGGATTTATTGTCATGGATGGAAATGGAACCCTTTTTGGGACCTTAAGTGGTAACACTAGGGAAGTACTTCACAAGTTCACGGTTGATCTTCCAAAAAAGCATGGAAGAGGTGGACAATCAGCTCTTCGATTTGCTCGTCTGCGAATGGAGAAGCGCCACAACTATGTGAGGAAGACTGCAGAGCTTGCTACCCAATTCTTTATTAATCCTGCTACCAGCCAGCCAAATGTGTCAGGTCTAATACTTGCTGGTTCAGCTGATTTCAAGACCGAGCTGAGTCAGTCCGATATGTTTGATCCTCGCCTGCAGGCCAAGATACTAAATGTGGTAGACGTCTCATATGGGGGAGAAAATGGTTTCAATCAGGCCATCGAATTGTCTGCTGAAATTCTGTCCAATGTGAAATTCATTCAAGAAAAGCGCCTGATAGGGAAATTTTTTGAAGAAATCAGTCAAGACACTGGAAAATATGTATTTGGTGTCGATGACACTATAAAAGCTTTGGAGATGGGAGCTGTCGAAATATTGATTGTGTGGGAAAACTTGGATATCAACCGTTGTGTTCTAAAAAACAGTACGACCAGTGAGattgtcataaaatattttaataaagacCAAGAAACTGATCAAAGCAACTTCAAGGATTCAAATACCTCTGCTGAGTTAGAGGTTCAAGACAAAATGCCTCTGCTTGAGTGGTTTGCTAACGAATACAAAAATTTTGGCTGTTCACTTGAGTTTGTGACTAATAGATCTCAAGAAGGCTCTCAGTTCTGCCGAGGCTTTGGTGGCATTGGAGGAGTTCTTCGCTACCAGCTGGACATGCGATCTTTTGATGAGCCATCCGACGAAGGGGAAATCTACGAGGATTCAGATTAA
- the LOC140983505 gene encoding protein MAEA homolog has protein sequence MSSPMDTDAQLSNGNSGGDAAVGATTPSKMGKLVESLKLEHQFLRVPFEQYKKTIRANHRAVEKEVSAVISAVSVAVDSDISRDDAVLQLNSIVSRLHGLKRKLAEESRTEHLQAQKCRTRLDHLESVEVDNLSEWNNIRLKRILVDYMLRISYYDTAVKLAESSNIQDLVDIDLFHEAKKVIDALQKKDVSPALAWCADNKSRLKKSKSKFEFQLRLQEFIEFVRAEHNMPAISYARKYLASWGATHMKELQRVMATLAFRSNTECATYKVLFEAKQWDYLVDQFKQEFCRLYGMTLEPLLNIYLQAGLSALKTPFCYQDDCTKEDPLSQEGFRKLAQSLPYSKQHHSKLVCYISKGLMDTENPPLVLPNGYVYSTKALEDMAKQNNGKITCPRTGLVCNYMDVVKAYVS, from the exons atgtCTTCTCCAATGGACACCGATGCGCAACTGAGTAACGGAAACTCCGGCGGCGACGCGGCTGTCGGCGCCACTACCCCGTCGAAGATGGGGAAACTGGTCGagtctctgaaactggaacatcaGTTCCTCCGTGTACCTTTCGAGCAGTATAAGAAGACGATCCGAGCCAACCACCGCGCCGTCGAGAAAGAGGTCTCAGCCGTCATTTCCGCTGTCTCTGTGGCCGTAGACTCGGATATCTCACGAGACGACGCTGTTCTACAACTCAATTCTATTGTCTCCCGATTGCACGGCCTTAAAAGAAAG TTGGCAGAGGAAAGTCGGACTGAGCACTTGCAAGCTCAGAAATGCCGAACTAGACTGGATCATTTAGAATCTGTAGAGGTGGACAATTTGTCAGAGTGGAACAACATCCGCTTGAAGCGAATACTTGTCGACTACATGTTGCGAATTTCATACTATGACACAGCTGTAAAGCTAGCAGAGAGTAGCAACATTCAG GATCTTGTTGATATAGATCTGTTTCATGAAGCAAAGAAAGTCATTGATGCTCTGCAAAAGAAGGATGTGTCCCCTGCTCTAGCCTGGTGTGCTGATAACAAGTCCAGACTGAAGAAGTCAAAG AGCAAATTTGAGTTTCAACTGAGACTGCAAGAGTTCATTGAGTTTGTTAGAGCTGAACACAATATGCCAGCTATATCATATGCTCGAAAGTATCTGGCTTCTTGGGGAGCTACCCATATGAAAGAATTGCAGCGAGTCATGGCAACGCTTGCTTTTAGAAGTAATACTGAATGTGCTACATACAAG GTTTTATTTGAAGCGAAGCAGTGGGACTACCTGGTTGACCAATTTAAGCAAGAGTTCTGCAGATTATATGGCATGACACTAGAGCCTTTGTTGAATATATATCTGCAAGCGGGCTTATCTGCACTGAAAACACC ATTTTGCTATCAAGATGATTGTACAAAAGAGGATCCTCTGTCACAGGAGGGCTTTCGCAAATTAGCACAATCTCTGCCATATTCAAAGCAGCATCACTCAAAACTTGTTTGCTACATAAGTAAAGGACTTATGGATACTGAAAACCCCCCTCTTGTCCTGCCAAATGGCTATGTTTACAGCACAAAG GCACTCGAAGATATGGCGAAGCAAAATAATGGtaaaatcacatgtccaaggacAGGTTTGGTTTGCAACTATATGGATGTGGTGAAAGCGTATGTTTCTTAG